The following are encoded together in the Coffea arabica cultivar ET-39 chromosome 1c, Coffea Arabica ET-39 HiFi, whole genome shotgun sequence genome:
- the LOC113696725 gene encoding uncharacterized protein, giving the protein MPGMSRGGQVGRGQRGDFQGGSASASRRPCGYCRKSNHTEDSCWKKERNCLRCGSANHQLATCPVLSRDGRGSQQQTSTNSKPAKVEGTKPKVLARVYLLELQQVPNSSEVVEGTIPVFHRFAKVLVDPGATHSFVNSNFMCGIDIKPTSLPYDLEVSTPTGDHRLITSMVYKDCEVWV; this is encoded by the coding sequence atgccgGGAATGTCAAGAGGTGGCCAAGTTGGGAGAGGTCAAAGAGGAGATTTTcaaggaggctcggcttctgcatcTCGcagaccctgcgggtattgtcGAAAGTCAAACCACACAGAGGACAGTTGCTGGAAGAAGGAGAGAAATTGTTTGCGCTGCGGAAGTGCAAACCACCAGCTTGCCACTTGTCCGGTCCTATCACGAGATGGAAGGGGAAGCCAGCAACAGACGAGTACCAATTCCAAACCGGCTAAGGTGGAAGGGACTAAACCTAAGGTATTGGCTCGAGTGTATTTACTGGAGTTACAACAGGTCCCCAATTCTTCTGAagttgtagaaggtacgattcctgtatTCCATCGATTTGCGAAAGttttagtagatcccggtgctACTCATTCATTTGTCAACTCCAATTTCATGTGCGGAATAGACATAAAACCTACTAGTTTACCTTATGACCTggaagttagtactcctacgggggaTCATCGTTTGatcactagtatggtttataaagATTGTGAAGTTTGGGTATGA